The DNA window gaacagctgctttctcttTACCCTGTCCATGTTCCTCATCAGGTCCCCCCTGTCAGGTCCCCCCCCCTCAAGCTtttctgttccaaagaaaacaacctgagattATCCAAACTCTCTTCAGCACCGAAAAtagctccatcccaggcaacatcctggtgaacctcttctgaaccctctccactgcaatcacatccttcctatagtgcagtgaccagaactgttccaGGCAGAATGTTGATTCAACTGTGGAATCTTGTTCGGAGTTTACTGCAAGTCTGACATTATTATAGTGTCAATAGTGTTTCTGGTTCAGCATATTGCTCGAGGCAACTTCATCACATGATCCTGCCTCcattcacccctcccccacaagaTTGTGACTGATTGCTTGACCCACAGCAATCTTCATAGCGCACTACCTTGCCTAGCCAATCAAAAAGCAGATGGAATCCTTGTTATCCAATTGGATAATGCTTGATTGTCAGTACATTGTTCAGTATATATACGAACAAAAGTTTTCAGAGGAGGTTTTGTTTCAAAACCATAATTCTGCTATTGCTGCAATGATTTTCGCTGCTTGCTGACATGCTGCTTCCTGGAACCTATAaaatagaaacaggagaaagCTATTCAGCCCCATAAGCCTGTTCTgtaattcaataagatcatagctgatctgcccTTGGCCACTTATAGCCCTCTTATTTCAAAATGCTATCTAGCTCTTCTTTCAATACTTTGTGATCTAACCTTCAAAGGTCTTTCAAACATTCTTTACCTCTGAGAGAGAAAATTTAATCACATCTCAGTATTAATTGAGAGTCTCCTAATTCTGTAAATGTATCTCCTAGTTTAAGACTCCTTGAAGGAacatctttttagattagattagattagattctctacagtgtggaaacaggcccttcagcccaaccagtccacaccaaccctccgaaagaataactcacccacacccatttccttctgactaatgcacctaacactatgggcaatttaacatggccaattcacctgacctgcacatctttggactgtgggaggaaaccagagcacccggaggaaacccacgcagacactgggagaacgtgcaaactccacacacagtcgctcgaggctggaatcaaacctggaaccctcatcctgtgaagcagcagggctaaccactgagccaccatgccgcccccaaTATCTACTCTGCCAAacttatatatttcaatcaaatcatccctcatttttctaaactctaatAAATGAAGCCTAACCTGTTTAGCTGTTTTTGATAAGTCAACCACTTCATCTGAGGAGTCATCCTTGTTGAATCTCCTGTGAACTGCCTCTAATGACAACATATCCTTTATTAAATACgtaattgtacacaatactccaggtgtggcttcACCAAAACCCTTTATGGTTATAACATGATTTCACTATCTTTAAACTCCAACTCTTTAGAAATAAATTTCAACTTTCCCTTTCATTTACTTGTTGCATCTGTATTGTAGtgttttgtgtttcatgcacaagaatgACACGATCCCCCTGCATTGCCCTTTTTTTTTGGAGTCTCACTCCATTTAATAAATAGCCTGCATTTTGATTCttcctttcaaaatgcatgacctcacacttgctgttattgaactccatctgtcaggtttttgcccattcactcaatctgtctgtacctccatgcagCTTTCTTGTCTCCTCATCACAAGATACCTATTTTTGAATTGCCAACAAATCTGGGCAATTACACTTTGCtccctcctccaagtcatttacataGATATTAAATGATTGACATCCTgggactgatccttgtggtacgtCATTAGTTAagtctttccaacctgaaaatgacTCATTAATCCCAACTCTGTCTTCTCTGTGTGTTAATAATTAATCACTCCATGCTAATACAATGCCCCCAATACTATGAGCTCCTGTCTTGTGCAGTAACTTTTTTTATATTGCCTTCCAGAAATCCTAGCGCACTCCAATTACTGGTTCCCCTTTAACAACTctacttgttacatcctcaaagaactcaagcaaatttgtcaaattacgatttccctttcacaaaatcatTTGACTCTGTTTGATTGTGTCAATGCCTGTCATTTGTTCATTGTTTAATATGTCCCTTTCTTACGAGTCTCATCTTGAGGTAGGGTCAACTTTGTGATGAGAGGTTTGCTcaacccgctctctctgcccttaAAACTGCATTGCCCCAGACTATGTTCAAGTATATAAAGTCCCCCATTGACTACATCATAAGGCTGGTGCCACTCTGTAGTGTTCTTGCAGATTTGTTTCTTTAAGTGCTGGATTTCACTCAGCAGTGTAGTTGCACTTTTCTTGTTCTCTAGCACTAGCCAAACCAGCTCTCAACTCCACGCTCCATAaataaataatgcaaagaaatgCGCATAAGCCACTTGTGGACTAGATCCACTCCCATGTTGGGTATTTCTGTTGGAAAGTCCATTGTCGCTATTTCCATTCTCTTCCTCATTAAAATTACAGTTAGGTGCCAATGGCATCACCAGGACCTGATACTAGGTTGAAAGGAATGGCACTGATTTGGTGCTTACTGTGTTTGTGGTTAGTGCAATGGAGCAAGTTAGGAATCTCAGCACATTAGACTCATTGCAGGTAAGAAGTCTGGTTAATTTTAACAGACAACCACCCAGTTTCCATGGGCAAAAATTAAAATCCCTGCCATCCATCCCCCACCCCTTGACTCGAACATATCACCTTGGATAATCATCCTTTTGGTGCTGTGTCGGTGGAGCTGAGTGGATacaggggaatccagaacaacgGGTATAATTAGAGCTAAGCTCTAAAGACATGACCTTACAAATTCATTCTTGCTGGACAGGATTATGGTGAAAAAGAATGCTCTCTCTGAAAAAGCTAAGGGTTAATTGGAATTTTCTAAATAAGACTGACAGgttttccttttaaaaaaaagtgttaaaGGATATGAGTGAAGTTGAGTAAATGAAGTTAAGGTACAGAATATTCCATGGTCTGATTGAATGGtagaatttgaggggctgaatggccagcacCTAGTATTTTGTTTCTGAGGCCTATTAGAAGATGATGAGTAGTCACGTGATCAAAGTATTGACCTTTGACCCTGAATTTCTGGCCATTTCAAGGGGTGACGAGCCAAAAATGTACCAAATGTAAAATGCTTTATTTTCTTTCACCGTACAGACAGCAAAAACCAGTATAACAAAAATATATCAAATAATTTCCacatgcttaacaaaataaacaTCTACATGAAAAAATACTTAACTTAATATCATTATCAAGAGACTAATTTCTCAGAATATGTCAGGCCCAGAGGGGTCTTAATGTTGCCATGGATACCAGGGGACCAGCTGCAGATTCCCATTGTTCTCTGTGAAACTCTGTAAAAATGGAGACAGGTTATATAGTAGCTACATTAGTCGGTGTGGTACAGATACAATGCAGTAACTCTGATGTACTTTGGGCATTGTTTAACCGCTCTGTGCTCCGATCTTGCCTGTGGCCAGTTCCATGGGTGTAGATTTCCCTTCAGTAACACATCCGGTCATTATTCCTCACTTCCCCCAGCCCAGTGTCAGGCTTTGGAAATAGGAGAGGGAATGTGATgcctcagtgctttctccaagctCCTTACCGAACATCAACACACACTCGTTTATCCGAGCAAGATAGTCAGTCGGAGTTGGGTTTCCCCTTGAGCTTTGTCTGCAGGGAACTGAGCAACAATTACAACTCCCTCCCCAACCTACCACAGCCCATCAAGAGGAGTAAAGATTGCTTTGGGTGACCCACACCCTGCAGCATATTTATTACTGGAGTCACTAGGGAGAAATTCTTCACTCTTTACAATGGCGGTTGAggacaacagtgaaggaactttCCTGAAATTTATTCTGATTTATTTTCATTCATAACTAATTTCTTTCTTTGTGGGAAAGATTTTGAATTTACTTCGATAATTACAGGATGTTCATCAAGCAGCCAGACAATTCACGGAACAGAAGTTCTGACCTACCTGACAGAGTGTCACATCCTGAAAGCCTGATAGCACATGACTCTCGCTTTTCATTATCAAGTCAGCTGAATGTGCCAGACACTCTGATGGAGGGCTCTGTGACTTATCCTGACAGTAGCCCAGGTCCTGAGGGTAGCCCTGGTAGGTTCCCTCAGTGTCGCTGCCCTCCGAGGGGCTCTCCTCACTCAGCCTCAGCAGCTCGGTGAGGTGCGCGATGTAGCGGATGGTGAGGCGGAGGGTCTCCAGCTTGGTCAGACTCTGGCTCGCGGGGACCACCGAAGGGGGTAGGTAGGTCCTCAGGTTGTGCAGGGCTTTGGCCAGGCCCCTCATCCTCAGCTTCTCCCTCTCGCTGGCGCTTTGCCTCTCTTTGCCGGGATAATGTAAACGGACCTTCCTCACCGGTTgacccttctccccctcctccccctcaggTGCTGGCAGGCTGTTCATTTTACACGGTTTGCTGCGGGCAGCTTGGGTGGACGTGCGAGGGAGAGACCGAGGGGAAATTCGACAAGAGTCAACAGAAGAGGTTGGCGAGTGACTATGAGATGTAGAATCCGTGAGGGAATTGGGCTCTGAGCTGCTGTAGCTCCATTCTGTTGGTCCATTACTCCCTGAAGCAAGAGAATTGTGCTCTGTCTGTGCCCCATATTTTGAAGATGTTACATAGTCTTGGTGCAGAAGCTTTGGTAGACTCCCGTCCATGATGTGCCAACCAGTCGAATATTCTTTCTGCTTGCCTTCCCTCCGTTGTGTGACTTTAACGCTATGACAGAACTGCTCACCGGCGTTGGAGGTAGCAGCTATGATGGTGCTGGTACAAGAGCAGCTGTTTCTATTTGCACTCCCACTCCGAAGTGTTTTTGTCTTGACACTTTCTTTCCCCTGGCCCGGTCGAGCGGCACAAACACGGAATGCCACACGAGCCACGAGCAAGCCCTCCCTCGGAAAGTGGTCGTGCTTTGCTTTCAATTCCAGTTGGGGAGGTGGAACCTTGCGACGAAAAGCGATTGCTCTACCTTGCTATCGGAGTCCTGTTGTGGATCAGCATTACAGACTGGTTGCTTAATATGCTCTGATGTACTGTGCAGCTCAAATGAAGTGCCATCTGCCACACACGGCAAGTGGGGAAGAagcaatgttacagagagagagagagagagggagagagagagagagagagagagagagagagagagagaaagagagagagcaagacagagagagatggtgcagCAAATTTCTCTGAATCAGCGAGTTTAGCTTAAAATGTATGGCAAACTGCTGGATGCTGTGTGAACAATGTCAATTTGGTACACTTGTTCTTTTGTTGTGTGCGGCTCGATGAGAGCCGGCAAGTAGCCATAGGGTTGTGTGCTGATTCAGCCAGCATGCAGTGATGCAGCCAGGAACGGATTCACTGTGAGTCAGATGATGCACCGTCTGCTGCCACTTGGAACAGCTGCAGATCTATTTCCCctcttccctatccctgtacctGCGCTTTGTTCATCAATGAAACAAGCAACCCTGGGTATTTGTCACAATCTTTAACCATTTCCTGCTCTGCATGGAGCAGAATGTTTTTGTCCAACACAGACCACCATCCTTTCCCCACTCACTAGTGGGGATTCACTGGCTTTACACATGCAACTGTAAAAATCAACCCAATTCAGGTTTAAAGTGAGTCCCAATGTCTATCGGGGTGCTTCAGTACACTCAGTGGAAGGAGGGTTCAAATTAAGTGGCTCtgtgatgatggtggtgtgtgtgtatgagagagagagagagagtgtgtgcgtgtctcgtAATGGCCTTTATAATCAATCACTCATTGATGATTGGTAAACATCTTCGGCTACTTTTAATATTAAACATAGTAAAACAAAAACTCGCATTATTAAAATCATCTGAAGGTATCTTAGACATGcttcttctggattagtggtgctggaagagcacagcagttcaggcagcatccgaggagcagcgaaatcgacgtttcgggcaaaagcccttcatcaggaataaaggcagagaacctgaagggtagagagataagtgagaggagggtgggggtggggagaaagtagcatagagtacaataggtgagtgagggagggatgaaggtgataggtcagggaggagggtggagtgtataggtggaaaagaagataggcaggtaggacaagtcatggggacagtgctgagctggaagtttggaattagggtgaggtggaggaaggggaaatgaggaaactgttgaagtccacattgatgccctggggttgaagtgttccgaggcggaagatgaggcgttcttcctccaggcgtctggtgatgagggagcggcggtgaaggaggcccaggacctccatgtcctcggcagattgggagggggagttgaaatgttgggccacagggcggtgtggttgattggtgcgggtgtcccagagatattacctaaagcactctgctaggaggcgtccagtctccccaatgtagaggtgaccgcatcgggagcaacggatacaataaatgatattggtggatgtgcaggtaaaactttgatggatgtggaaggctcctttagggccttggatggaggtgagggaggacatttccgccacctccaaacagaccccattatcagggatatatttccctccccacccctttccgccttccgcaaagaccattccttccgtaactacccaccctcccatcctggcaccttcccctgccaccgcaggaattgcaaagcctgcgcccacacctcctccctcacctctatccaaggccctaaaggagccttccacatccatcaaagttttacctgcacatccactaatatcatttattgtatccgttgctgccgatgcggtctcctctacattgggaagactggacgctttctcgcagagcgctttagggaacatctctgggacacccgcaccaatcaaccacagtTACAGGAATTGCTGGGATAATTGTTTTCTTTGCCAGGAGCTCTTGTTCATTAATCGCTCTTCCTCACATCCTTTTCTCCTCTTCATAGGAGACATAAGTTATTGTTatattaacagcaaagtctcttaaTTATTCGTCAAAGTTACAGCTTATAATAACTGGTGATTAAAAATAAACTTCAGGTATTTAGCTTTCCTAGGTATTTTACTGGAGAGAAAGACACACCATCTCCCCTTTGGGATGTTCAGTGGCTTCTGCCAGTATTGTTCACACTTAGCAAgatgtggcacggtggctcagtggttagcactgctgcctcatgttcaattccagcctcaggcgactgtctgtgtggagtttgcacattctccccagggtttcctcccacagttcaaagatgtgcaggtcaggtgaattggccatgctaaattgcccatagtgataggtgccttaggcagagggaaatgggggtctgggtgggttactcttcagagggtcagtgtggacttattgggccgaagggcctgtttctacactgcagagaaccgaaatctaatctaaaccaattGTATAGTCCAGGCTTTGTCATTCCCACTTAGTCACAACTCCACAAACCAATCAGTTACTTGTTGTCAGCTGAACCTTACTTTTTAGATAGACCCTGGTTGTTGGCACATCTCAAACAATTTCCCCTACTGGTCGAACAAAGCAGCAGTGTAAACATGACTTATaatgacaaggtcttttccttgggtgggagagtccagaactagggggcataggtttaaggtgagaggggaaagatataaaagagacctaaggggcaacattttcacacagtgtgtggtgcttatatggaatgagctgccagatgaagtggtggagattggtacaattacaacatttaaaaggcatctgggtgggtatgtgaataggaagggttcagagggatatgggccaagtgctggcaaatgggactagattaggttagaatatctggttggcatcgattagttggactgaaggatctgtttccgtgttgtacaactctatgattctatgggtCTGTGACTTCAGATGTCTGCAGCCACTGGATGAGGTACCTTGAACCTTTCAACCTCTCTTGCTATTTCCCCTCGCAAAACAAAAACCTTCTCAAAACCCACCTCTTTGGTTATTTGACCAATTGCCTCTGTCTAACTGCATTTGTGAGATGCTTTTTTTTATAATGTGGGTTTTGTTGCTCTCGGACGATTGGGATGTCCACATCATAATAGGCTATCCACTTTCAGAATATGCCCAAGGAATTGTGACAGATATTGAGCTAGATTTAAACACCCCATGGTGACAATGCTGAGTGACTACAACTTGATCCAGTGTGATGTAGCTCTGACTTTGTGACAGCCCGGGGGAGGGGGATTGGGAACAATGAGGTTCTGCTTGACATGAGAGGAATTTGTGTCACAAGGCACTTCCCACCGCACCTGGATTGGAAAGCTTCACTCGACATGTCCTTCACACCTCTGACCCCAGAAACTATAACTGTGCTCTTAAGAGGTGTTGAGGTGTAAGCGTGGGAATCACAGCCCCTTGGGATTATCTGGGACTTGGAAAGCTGAGTGATGATGGAATCAAGGAACTAAAAGTCCAGAGGATGAGAAATAACATtagctttttttctctctcatttcTACATGATATGGATTCATCTCAGAAGTATAGAATTGACAGGGCTGAGAGAAAATCAACTGGAGGTGCTGAGCAAGAGAGAAATATTAAGTACAAACAGTGTTGGAGAAACTTAGTAAGTTTAGCGTCCTCTGTGGAGAACAAACAGCATTAACATTTCGAGTTTGATGTGACTTCTTCAGAATAATGGGTCATATCGGACGCAAAAccttaattttgtttctctccacagatgttgccaggttgtTGCATTACACTAGAATTCTCCCTTCTTATTTCTAGCAAcaataatattttgcttttggaaAATATGAGGTAATGTAATGAGTTGGAAAGGGACTGAAATCAGTTTCAAAGTATAGGATGCTCACTGGAAGCAaatgagggagatggaggggtgaatggtctgggGGAAGGAGTCCTGAGGTGGAGGAGATTGGGGAAAGGACTGGTTTCTCAAGgaaaggggcagcatggtggctcagctgttagcactgctgcctcacagctccaggaacccgggttcgattccagcctcgggtgactgtctgtgtggaatttgcaatttctccctgtgtctgtgtgggtttgctctggtttcctcccatagtccacaggtgtgcaggttgggtggattggccctgctaatttgctccacagtgtccagggatatgcaggctgaGTGGATTGGCCATCAGAAATGCAGGGTCTCACAattagagtggggtggggtggtgagggGATTAATACTGTTCAGAGGGGcacagtgtgaacttgatgggctgaatggcctccttccacattgtagggattctatgaaacaagGACCAACCTGCCGGGAAATGAAAAGGAATAGGGTATCAAGAAGAAAAAGTGAATAAGGAGTAAACCTAGTATTGGAAAAGATTATGCACTACCACTTGCTGATACATGACTGAGAATGTGACCAGGCTTGGGGTGACTCTGGAATgtaattggattttttttttgtaagagAAGCAGCAGAGGATTCTGTTTGGAGATTGTGAGTGGAGAAAATCTCCACAGCGTCAGTGTTGCTCACTGAACTGAGCAATGCTGACCATCTGCCCTGTGTGTTTGCACTCCACACCATTAACCATCTCCTTAAAACTGGCAGATGAGGCACTTCAACCCGTCTGACTGAACAAAATATCTTTGCTACTTCAATGCTCCGGGAAGTAACCTCAGCTGCCATCTTTTCTATCCACAAAGACTTTTCACCTCCAAACAGATTTTTCCACCATTACCGTGCACTTGTCCAGCAAACTAGAGTCGGGCTTTCAAAAGACCCCACGTGTGCAGACTTGTTGGAAGCTGGTATCCATTGTCCTATAGTGGTAGAGGAAAATCCCAGAGGTGACTCTGAAGCATTTACAttaaaagtaggccattcagccccttaagcgtGCTACCATTCATTGAGATTATAAatgatcaaagtttgggagaagatttgtagctcgggtgctcgttgttgtggttctgttcgccg is part of the Chiloscyllium punctatum isolate Juve2018m chromosome 48, sChiPun1.3, whole genome shotgun sequence genome and encodes:
- the LOC140469171 gene encoding uncharacterized protein; the encoded protein is MDGSLPKLLHQDYVTSSKYGAQTEHNSLASGSNGPTEWSYSSSEPNSLTDSTSHSHSPTSSVDSCRISPRSLPRTSTQAARSKPCKMNSLPAPEGEEGEKGQPVRKVRLHYPGKERQSASEREKLRMRGLAKALHNLRTYLPPSVVPASQSLTKLETLRLTIRYIAHLTELLRLSEESPSEGSDTEGTYQGYPQDLGYCQDKSQSPPSECLAHSADLIMKSESHVLSGFQDVTLCQSFTENNGNLQLVPWYPWQH